The Rathayibacter caricis DSM 15933 genomic sequence GGGGCGCTCGTTGCCGATCGCGATCGCGTCGAACCAGTCGACGGCCCAGTTGAAGCGGGGGCCGACATCGGGCCAGTGGAAGGCCTCGGTGGCGGCCGCCACGTCGGTGCGGTGCTCGAGCAGGACGTCGCGCGCGGCGCGGAAGCTCCCGGTGGGATTCATGCGCTCATTCTCCTCCGGTCGAGCCGGCGGCCGGGGTTCCCCCGCGGAGGCGGAGGGACGGACGGGATCGGCCGCCGTGGCGGCGCGTCCCGTCCGTCCGACGCGGGGGTCAGTACTGGATGGACTGGCCGCCGTCGATGGGGAGGACGACGGCGTTGACGTACGCGGCGTCGTCCGAGAGCAGGAACGCGACGACGGAGGCGATCTCGGCCGCCTCTCCGTAGCGCTTCGTCGGGTTGACCTGGATGAACTCCTCCGCGGCCTTCCGCGGGTTCTCGGGGTCGAGCTGCTTCATCGAGTTCTCGACCATGGGCGTCCAGATCGCACCGGGCGCGATCGCGTTGATCCGGATGCCGTAGCGGCCGTACTCGACGCCGGAGTTGCGGGTGAGGCCGACGACGCCGTGCTTGGCGGCCGCATAGCCGGACTGGTTGCCGATGCCGGTGATCCCGCCGACGGACGCCGTGTTCACGACCATGCCGGAGCCCTGCTCGCGCATCACCTTGAGGACCTTCTCGAGGCCGAGGAACACGCCGCGCAGGTTGATCGCGACGACCTTGTCGAACTCGGCCGCGGTGAAGTCCTCGGTGAGGTTCTGCTTCCCCTCGATACCGGCGTTGTTGAAGAAGCCGTCGATCCGGCCGAAGCGCTCGAGGGTCGCGGCGACGTAGGCGTCGACGTCCTCCTCCTTCGACACGTCGGCGGTCACAGTGAGGGTCTCGGCACCGGGAACGGCCGCGGTCACGGCCTCGACGGTCGCGGCGAGACCCTGCTCGGAGATGTCGACGAGGGCGAGCTTCGCTCCCTCCTCGGCGAGGCGGACGGCGCTAGCGCGGCCGAGTCCGGACCCTCCTCCGGTGATGAGGACGACGCGGTCGGCGAAGCGCTGGGTGGTGGACATGGTGACCTCCTGCTCGTGGAGCGAAGGGGTCGGCGGGCCGGCGAGTCCGGCTCCGTGCTCGTTCACGGACGCCCTTCGACTCGCTCCCAAGTGTTGCTCGGTTTTCTGGGTGCCGCCTCCGTGCCGGGGCGCAGCGCCGCGCCGGCGGACCCTGGCAAGGGCCGCAGAGACCGTCCCGCCGGATGCCGACCTCGGGTAGACCGGAAGGACCGAGACGGACAGGGGGAGCCGCGATGGTGATGAGAAGGACGACCACGACAGGGGCCGCGACGGTGCTCGCGGTGCTCGCGCTGGCGGGCTGCACGGCACCGGCCGAGGAGGAGGCGGCGACGCCGACCGCGACGGCCACGTCGACGCCGGCGTCGACTCCGACTCCGGGTCCGATCGGACCGCTGGATCTGCCGGAGGGTCAGGCCGCGGCAGTCACCTGGACGGACCAGATCGGGGCACCGGAGCCGCAGACGGTCCGCCTGGTAGGTGAGCCGCTCTCGATCCGGCTGGCCGTCGCCTGCGACACCGCGGACGCCGAGGTGACGGTCGAGATCGAGGGCCTGATGACCAGCGGCTCGAAGTGCCTCTACAACGAGGGCATCACGCGCGGCGACCCCAACGAGGGCAACGGCGCGAGCATGCAGATCTCCGTCGACCAGGACGCCCGCATCGTGGTCACGACCGTGCCGGCGGACGCCCGCTGGTCGGGGACCGTGTCGACCGGACCGCGGACGGTGCCGGCCCCGGGCTGACGCGCGTCCGGGGAGTGGCGCGGGTCAGCCCAGCGGCACGCCCAGCGCGCTCATGAACGGCACGGCGTCGACCGCCTCGCCGTCGACGCGCGTCTCGAAGTGCAGGTGGCAGCCGGAGGAGGCGCCGGTGGATCCGAGCAGCGCGACCACGTCGCCCGCCTCGACCACGTCGCCGACGCCGACGAGCAGCTCGCTGTTGTGGGCGTAGCCGGTCTCGATCCCGCCGCCGTTGTCGATCAGGACCCAGTTGCCGTAGGTGCCGAAGTAGCGGGACTCCTCGACGACACCGCCGGAGGCCGCGACGACCGGCGTGCCGCAGGCCGCGGCGAGGTCGGTGCCCTTGTGGAACAGGTTGACGCCCGACACGGGCGCGTCGGGACGCGGGCCGTAGCTGCTGCTGATGCGGCCCGAGACGGGGAGGACCCAGGTGCCGGAGGCGCCGTTCGCCGCCGCGGTCGACTCGCCCGCTCCGGCCGTGATGGCGTCGAGGGACGCGGTGGGAACGAGGACCTCGGGCTTCGCCTCGGCGGCGAAGGCGTCGCGGGTGACGGTGTGCTGCACGGCACCGGCGGCGACGAAGCTCTGCGGGCGGGCGGCCGCGACGGCGGTCGCCGTGTCGTGAGCGAGCTCGGAGTCGGGGGCGCCCGGCGTGGCGAACGCGGGCATCGTCGTGGTGACCGCGATGCCGACGACGAACGACATGGCCGCCAGAGCGGAGGCGCGGGGCCTGGTCGGACGGCGCGACGCGCGACGCGACGCGGTGCGCTGCGCCTCCTGCTGGGCGCGCAGCTGCCTCCGGGTCGGGAGGACGGTGGAGCTGTCGGTCTGCTCGACTCCCCGGGGGGAGGGGGTCGGGGCGAGATCGGAGTGGTGCATGCAGTCAGAGTTTCCGGGTCGTGCGCCGCGCGGAGATGCGCGCGGCTGGGGCGGGGAACCGTCGGGCGCGGAGGGGTTGTCCGCACCGTACGACCCTCCAGGGTACCCGGGATCCTCCGGAACGCACCTGGGAGACCGCTCACCGTCCGAGGCGAGCAGTCAAGCCCCCTCGTGCGGGCTCGCATGTCCGGCCGTCATGTGCTCGGTCAGTCGTCGGCGCCCGCCGGCTCCCAGAGCTGGATCCGGTTGCCCTCGGGGTTGTGCAGATCGGCGAACCGGCCGTTCGGGTAGTGCTCGGGGTCGACCACGACCGTCGTCCCGGAGTCCCTCAGCTGCTCGACCATCGCGTCGAGACTCCGCACGCGGAAGTTCACGGCCCAGCCGGTCGGGCCGAGGTGCTCCGAGCCGACCGGCATCGGCGCGAGGACGGTCGCTCCGGGCTCCTGGCGCCACGACGAGGATCCGTACGAGGTCGGCGGCTCGTCGACGCCGAGGTTCTCGGCGTACCAGCGCCCGAGCGCCGCGGGATCGCGGGCGGCGAAGAAGAGGCCGCCGATCCCCGTGACTCTCTCCACGGTCCCGCCTAGCCCGCCGTGAAGGCCAGGAGGGCGACGACCCCGCCGGCGACGACCGCGACTCCGGTGCCCAGGCGCCACCACATCCAGCGGTCGCGCCTCGGGCCGCGCATCGGCCGCCGCTGGGCGGCCTTCCCGAAGAAGCCCGTGGGGTCCGGTTGAAAAGCCATGACCTCAGCCTGCCCGGCGGTGCTGCGGGGCGGGAGGCTTTCGAACGGGACTCCCAGACGCAGGAGGCGGACCGCGCTCACTCGCCCCACGGGCTGTCGTCGCGCCAGGGGGCGAGGTCCACCTCGTTGCCCTCCGGGTCGGCGAGCGTCCACCAGTCAGGGGCGTGGTCGTCGTCGGCCACCCTGCCGCCCGCGGCGAGGGCGGCGGCGATCCTGGACTCGACGACGTCGCGCGGGACGTACAGGTCGAGGTGCACGGTGTTGCGCTCGGAGCGCGTCTCGTCGATGCGCTGGACCCAGATGTTCGGGGCGAGGCCGCGGGGATCCGCCGCATCCGCGTCCTCCCGGGGCGAGTAGCCGAGCACGGCGGCCCAGAAGGCCCGCACGGCGTCGACGTCGACCGCATCGATCGCGATCTGCAGGCTCTGCACGGCCGACGGATCGGCGACCAGCCCGAGCTCCTGCGCCGCGGAGGAGATCCGGCCGGCCAGCTCCGCGTCGCGGCGGCTGACGTCGCCCACGTCGTGGCTGATCAGGCGCACCCCAACGCCGCCGAATCGCAGATCGACGTCCGGATGGTGGTCGGCCTCGTCGGCGAGAGCGGCGACGGCGGCGACCAGCGCGGCTCCGCGGGCGAAGGACCCGGTGGGGAACCAGGCGCGGGCGCCGTCGCCGACGACGCGCCAGCCCTCGGTGCCGGGCGTCGCGCGGAAGGTGCGGGGGGAGATCCGATCGCTCATGCGGCAGTTCTACGCCGACCCGCGCCCGGCCGCCACCGCCGGATCGCCCAGGCGCCGCACGGGCCCGGCTCGGTACTTTAGGAGGATCACGGCCGATCGGGCCCGACGAGCGGAGGACGACACCATGGCGCAGACCACCGGGAACGACAAGGCGGCTCAGAAGCGGGCGAAGAAGGCTCTGAAGAAGGCCGAGAAGTCGGTCCGCGCAGCGCACGAGGCCGTGCGCGACTCGAGCAAGAAGCTGCGCAAGAAGGCGCGCAAGCTGTCGGAGCAGACCGAGAAGCTGCGCCGCCAGCAGGAGAAGGCCGCGAAGAAGGCGGCCGCCGCCGAGCGGGGAGCGCAGCCGAGCGAGCCGAAGCACGCGGCGCCGGCCGTCGATCCCGACACGACCCCCGACCTCACTCCGCCGCTGCCGAGCGTGCCGCACGAGGACGAGCCCGTCGTCGACTCCGACCCGGAGCACACCCCGGACCTCACGCCGCCGCTGCCCTCGGGTCACTGAGAGCGCACCCTCGGTTGGGAGTGCTCGTCAGCCACGATCGTGCGCGAGGAGCACTCCCGACCGAGGTCCTGCAGACCAGTCGTTCGGCGAATGTGAATAGCCGGTAAATACATCCGAGGACCCCGCCACAGGGCCCGTCAGCAAGCGCATGATTCCTGCGTGGATCCCCTCGTTCTGCTCGTCCTGGTCGTCGTCACCGCCCTCGCCTTCGACTTCACCAACGGCTTCCACGACACCGCGAACGCGATGGCCACGTCCATCGCGACCGGTGCGCTGAAGCCGAAGGTCGCCGTCGCCCTCTCCGCCTCGCTCAACCTCGTGGGCGCCTTCCTCAGCATCGAGGTGGCGCTGACCGTCACGAACGCGGTCGTCCGGATCCAGGACTCGTCCGGCGCACCCGACCCGGCGCTGCTCGAGAGCGGCGGATCCGCTCTGCTGCTGATCGTGCTCGCGGGACTCATCGGCGGGATCATCTGGAACCTGCTGACCTGGCTGCTCGGCCTGCCCTCGAGCTCGTCGCACGCCCTCTTCGGCGGGCTGATCGGATCGACGCTCGCCGGACTCGGCGTCGACGGCGTCAACTGGGCGGGCGACGGCTCCAAGCTCGACGGAGTGGTCGGCAAGGTGATCCTGCCGGCGCTGATGTCGCCCGTGCTCGCCGGAGCGGTCGCGGCGATCGGCACCTGGCTGGTCTTCAAGGTCGTCGGGAACCTGGCCTCGAAGGGCCTGGACCACGGCTTCCGGATCGGCCAGATCGGCAGCGCCTCCCTCGTCTCGCTCGCGCACGGCACCAACGACGCGCAGAAGACGATGGGAGTGATCACGCTGGCGCTGATCGCGGCCGGCGGATGGAGCGACACCGAGTCGGTGCCGTTCTGGGTCAAGCTCAGCTGCGCCCTCGCCATCTCGCTCGGCACCTACCTCGGCGGCTGGCGCATCATCCGCACAGTCGGCAAGGGCCTCGTCGAGATCGACACGCCTCAGGGCATGGCGGCCGAGAGCTCGTCGGCCGCGGTGATCCTCGCCTCCAGCCACCTCGGCTTCGCCCTCTCGACCACCCACGTCGCGACCGGCTCGATCCTCGGCTCCGGCGTCGGCCGCCCCGGCGCCCAGGTGCGCTGGCGCGTGGCGCTGCGGATGGTGATCGCGTGGGTGATCACGCTGCCCGCCGCAGGGCTCGTCGGCGCGGTCATGTGGTGGATCGGGCACCTCGCGGGAGGGGCGCTCGGCGGACTGCTGATGGCGGCGGTCCTCGTCGCGGTCGCGGTCCTCATCTACCTCCGCTCGCGCCGCGACGCGATCGGCTCGCACAACGTCAACGACGAGTGGCAGGACGCCCGTCGCTCGCCCCAGCCCACGAACGCCTGAGGAGTCGCACCGTGCTCGCACTGTTCTTCGAGGCCGCCGGTCAGGTGGCCGTGGTCGCCGTCCTGCTCGGGGCCGGGCTCCCCGTGCTCTTCGCCCTCGGCGTGCGCTCGTTCGCGGTCGCCGGTGGCGCGGCCGGGGAGCAGCCGCGCCTGCCCGTCCCGCTGCTGCGCGCGATCGGAGTCGCCTGCTTCGCGATCGTGGTGCTCGCGGTGGTCGTGGGGCTGAGCGTCATCCTCGCGACCGGCTTCGGCCAGGAGGTCGACTTCTCGCACGGCGTGCCCGTTTTCGTCCCGAAGGACTGAGCGTGGGTGAGCAGACCGTGTCGGGGCCGGTCGCCCGCGTCGTCGGCTGGCTGCGCGCCGGCTACCCGACGGGAGTGCCCGAGCAGGACTACGTGCCGCTGCTGGGCATCCTCCGGCGCAGTCTCACCGCGGAGGAGGTCGAGCAGGTGGTCGAGCGGCTGGTGCTCGACGCCGCGCGGGCCGACGCGGACGGCGTGCCCCTCGACCGCGCGCAGCTGCGGCACCGCATCGAGGAGCTCCTGCTGGGTCCGGCCCTGCCCGAGGATCTCGTGCGCGTCTCCGTCCGCCTCGCGAGCGCGGGCTGGCCGCTCGGGATCCCGGAGGAGGACGCGCCGCAGGCCGGGCTCGTCACGCGGATCGTCCGCTGGCTGCGCGCGGGCTACCCGGCGGGCCTGCCGGAGCAGGACTTCATCCCGCTGGTCGCGCTGCTGCGCCGCCGACTCACCGACGACGAGGTGACGGAGGTGGGCACCCGCCTCGCCGCCGAGGGCGCCCTGCCCGCGAGCCGGATCGACGTCGCCGCGGCGATCGCCCGCGTCACCTCGGAGCTGCCCTCGGACGAGGACGTCGAGCGGGTGCGCCGCTCGCTCGCCGAGCGCGGCTGGCCGGAGGACTTCCCGGGCTGAGTGCGTGGGAGCGCTCCGCGTGGAGGGGTGGGTCTCGATACGCCGCTGCGCGGCTGCTCGACCAGCAGCAGTGGGCGCGCGTCTCCCGA encodes the following:
- a CDS encoding glucose 1-dehydrogenase, with protein sequence MSTTQRFADRVVLITGGGSGLGRASAVRLAEEGAKLALVDISEQGLAATVEAVTAAVPGAETLTVTADVSKEEDVDAYVAATLERFGRIDGFFNNAGIEGKQNLTEDFTAAEFDKVVAINLRGVFLGLEKVLKVMREQGSGMVVNTASVGGITGIGNQSGYAAAKHGVVGLTRNSGVEYGRYGIRINAIAPGAIWTPMVENSMKQLDPENPRKAAEEFIQVNPTKRYGEAAEIASVVAFLLSDDAAYVNAVVLPIDGGQSIQY
- a CDS encoding M23 family metallopeptidase; protein product: MHHSDLAPTPSPRGVEQTDSSTVLPTRRQLRAQQEAQRTASRRASRRPTRPRASALAAMSFVVGIAVTTTMPAFATPGAPDSELAHDTATAVAAARPQSFVAAGAVQHTVTRDAFAAEAKPEVLVPTASLDAITAGAGESTAAANGASGTWVLPVSGRISSSYGPRPDAPVSGVNLFHKGTDLAAACGTPVVAASGGVVEESRYFGTYGNWVLIDNGGGIETGYAHNSELLVGVGDVVEAGDVVALLGSTGASSGCHLHFETRVDGEAVDAVPFMSALGVPLG
- a CDS encoding VOC family protein, producing the protein MERVTGIGGLFFAARDPAALGRWYAENLGVDEPPTSYGSSSWRQEPGATVLAPMPVGSEHLGPTGWAVNFRVRSLDAMVEQLRDSGTTVVVDPEHYPNGRFADLHNPEGNRIQLWEPAGADD
- a CDS encoding VOC family protein, translating into MSDRISPRTFRATPGTEGWRVVGDGARAWFPTGSFARGAALVAAVAALADEADHHPDVDLRFGGVGVRLISHDVGDVSRRDAELAGRISSAAQELGLVADPSAVQSLQIAIDAVDVDAVRAFWAAVLGYSPREDADAADPRGLAPNIWVQRIDETRSERNTVHLDLYVPRDVVESRIAAALAAGGRVADDDHAPDWWTLADPEGNEVDLAPWRDDSPWGE
- a CDS encoding inorganic phosphate transporter, whose translation is MDPLVLLVLVVVTALAFDFTNGFHDTANAMATSIATGALKPKVAVALSASLNLVGAFLSIEVALTVTNAVVRIQDSSGAPDPALLESGGSALLLIVLAGLIGGIIWNLLTWLLGLPSSSSHALFGGLIGSTLAGLGVDGVNWAGDGSKLDGVVGKVILPALMSPVLAGAVAAIGTWLVFKVVGNLASKGLDHGFRIGQIGSASLVSLAHGTNDAQKTMGVITLALIAAGGWSDTESVPFWVKLSCALAISLGTYLGGWRIIRTVGKGLVEIDTPQGMAAESSSAAVILASSHLGFALSTTHVATGSILGSGVGRPGAQVRWRVALRMVIAWVITLPAAGLVGAVMWWIGHLAGGALGGLLMAAVLVAVAVLIYLRSRRDAIGSHNVNDEWQDARRSPQPTNA
- a CDS encoding DUF3349 domain-containing protein — protein: MGEQTVSGPVARVVGWLRAGYPTGVPEQDYVPLLGILRRSLTAEEVEQVVERLVLDAARADADGVPLDRAQLRHRIEELLLGPALPEDLVRVSVRLASAGWPLGIPEEDAPQAGLVTRIVRWLRAGYPAGLPEQDFIPLVALLRRRLTDDEVTEVGTRLAAEGALPASRIDVAAAIARVTSELPSDEDVERVRRSLAERGWPEDFPG